CGCCCGGATTTTTCCCAACCAAAATGTCGCAGGGATTGCTTAAAATGTATGGCGACGTAATCCTGGAGGGAACGCCGATGGGCCGCTTTGGAGCAGAAGATGAACTAAAGGGGGCGGCTGTATTTTTTGCTTCCGATGCATCCAGCTATATTACCGGTCAGGTGCTCCCTGTTGACGGTGGCGTCACAGCAAGCTAAATAAAAAAGGTCTGGCCCGTACAGGTCAGACCTGATTTTCGTGTTGCAAGCCTATCTTGTGTTGAGAGTCTATTTCGTGTTGCAAGGCTATGGAATGAATTTTCGAATGGCGTCCGCCAGTTCTTTCGGTTTTTCAAGCGGCAGATAGTGACCGGCGTCCGCGATCTGCACGAAAGTGGATTGCGGAATCTGTTCGTGCATGAAAACGGAATAATGCGGCGGTGTTAATCGATCTTCCTCACCGGCTGCGATCAAAACAGGGATTTGAATTTTTTGCAGGTCGTTCCTTCTGTCAAATTGATTACATGCCGAAAAATCATGGTATGTAATCTCCGTAGGGACAAACGCACGCTGAGCAATTACCTGTTCAATCAGATCCTGCGGGGAATTGCGGGCAAACCCGATTTTTGCAAACGAGGGGTCGTACTGACCAGCGGCGAGCTGAGTCAGAAACTGATCGTTCACTTTTAAACGGGCGCCTGTCGTAACAAGGACAAGATTGGTTAACCAGGCGGGAGGTATGGATTGACAGGCCAATTCAATGCCAATGGCACCGCCCATCGAGTGTCCCACATAAGTCAGGGAAGGATTCGCTGTTTGCGTTACTTCTTGGACGAATTGGTTAACCAGTCCGGAATATTCGATTATCGAAGTGCAGGTATTTCCTTCCGACCGGTGGTGAGCAGGCAGATCCAAAAGAACGCAGTCAAAATCCGGCAAATATGTAATGAGACGGTGCCATGTTTCAGCGGAACCGCCTGCTCCATGAACGAACAACAGCGTTTTTCCGTCTGTGGCACCGTGTCTTTCAAAGTAAATTTTTTCATTGTTCACTTGGCAAAAAGTCATACAAATCTCCACCTTCTTTTTCAAAACTTCTATTTTTCTGTTTTTTTCACAATTACGACTATTGACTCAACTTTAAGTATAAAGGTAGGATAGAAATAACCACAAGAGAAATTCTGTTTCACAGGTGGAATTATTATTCGAAGAAGAGGTTGTCCATATTATTTTGGGGGAGCTGAGGGGATGGAAGCTGTAATTGTTTCTGCAGTGCGTACAGCGATTGCGAGAGAAGCGGGTGCCATGCGCAGCCTATTGCCGCAACAATACGGAGCGGCTGTCATGAAAGAGGCATTAAGGAGAGCGAATCTTGACGGCAGTCAAATCGATGACGTAGTAATGGGGAACTGTTTGGCGGGCGGCGGCAATATGGCGCGTTTAACGCTTTTGGAAGCCGGTTTGCCCTTGGATATTTCCGGGTTTACGATTGACCGCCAATGCGGTTCCGGAATGAATGCGGTAGGTTTGGCTGCTGAGGGAATTTGGTCAGGCCGCGGCGAAATTTTCATTGCCGGCGGAACGGAGAGCATGACGCACAGACCGTTTATGATGGCAAGGGTTGAAAAAGCGTTTGACCGCAATCCACCCCGTTTTGTAAATGCTCGTTTGTCCCCGGATTCGATCGGAAATCCGCCGATGGGGATTACGGCTGAAAATCTGGCTGAGAAATATTCGATTTCGCGCGAGGAACAAGACCAATTTGCGCTCGAAAGCCAACAAAAAATGGCACGCGCCATGCAGGAAGGGCGGTTCAAGGAGCAGATTCTGCCGTTAACCATAAAAGAGGGCAAGAATGAATTTGTCTTCGATACGGACGAACATCCACGTCCTGGAACAAGCATGGAAGCGCTTTCGAAACTTCCGCCCGCGTTCAAGCAAGGCGGTTCCGTAACAGCAGGCAACAGTTCCGGAATTAACGATGGAGCGGCTGCGCTGGTTATTATGTCCCGTCAGAAAGCAGAATCACTGGGGCTTGAAATTCTGGCAAAAGTAACCGCTTACGACGTAGCTGGGGTTGACCCGAACATTATGGGGATCGGACCGGTACCGGCTGTTCAGAAATTGTTAAAACGGACCGGGCTGCAATTAGATCAAATCGACCTGATTGAATTGAATGAAGCTTTTGCCGCCCAGGTATTGGCGTGCAACAGAGAGCTGAAAATGGATATGAGCAAAGTGAACGTGAATGGAGGGGCGATTGCGCACGGTCATCCGATCGCGGCTACAGGCGCCATTCTTGTTACAAAAATGGTTTATGAAATGAAACGGACCGATGCGAAGCGCGGTATCGTAACTGCTTGTATCGGCGGCGGTCAGGGAATTGCAGTCCTGATCGAAAGAGGTTAATCCTATGCGATTCAAAGGAAAAGTCGCTGTTGTAACAGGCGCGGGAAGCGGAATCGGTGAATCGATCGCCGTCCGCTTTGCGCAAGAAGGGGCACAGGTCGTATTGGTTGGAAGAACCCAGTCCAAACTCGAGGCGGTTGCGAAAAAAATCGGCGAGCTGGCAATTCCATTCTCTGCTGATGTCAGCAATGAAAGCGATGTCAAGCAACTGGCTGCTTTTTTGAAAGAGCGGTTTGGCGAATTTGACATCCTTGTCAATAATGCGGGTGGTTCCAAACACGGCAAACTGCTGGAAATTCCCTTGCAGGAGTGGGAAGAGGTGCAAGCGTCCAACCTGCGCAGCGTATTCCTCGTATCCAAAGAATTAGCCCCGTTGATGATTGGCAAAAGTGGGCGCTCGATCATTAACATGGCCTCTATCTCGGGAATCCAGTCAGGTGCCATGATTGCACATTATTCGGCGGCAAAAGCGGCTGTCATCAACTTAACTCGCTCGTTTGCTTTGGAACTGTCGCCGCTGGGAGTTCGGGTTAACTCCGTCAGCCCCGGTTTTGTCGAAACGCCGCTGACCGAAGAAGGGCTCAAAAATGACCGGTTTGCCGCCAGCATCGTTCGCAACACAGCGCTGCGAAGAGTGGGGCAACCGAATGAAATCGCAGGTGTGGTGGCTTTTCTTGCATCTGACGATGCGTCATACGTCACAGGTACGGACATTGTGGCGGATGGTGGCTGGCTGATCATGTAAACAAGTCTGGGAAGAGGGGCCAAATTTATGATCGATTTTGAACTGACAAAAGAACAGCGTGAAATTCGAGACCTGGCACATGAATTTGCCGAGAAGGAAGTTCGCC
The sequence above is a segment of the Effusibacillus dendaii genome. Coding sequences within it:
- a CDS encoding alpha/beta fold hydrolase, with amino-acid sequence MTFCQVNNEKIYFERHGATDGKTLLFVHGAGGSAETWHRLITYLPDFDCVLLDLPAHHRSEGNTCTSIIEYSGLVNQFVQEVTQTANPSLTYVGHSMGGAIGIELACQSIPPAWLTNLVLVTTGARLKVNDQFLTQLAAGQYDPSFAKIGFARNSPQDLIEQVIAQRAFVPTEITYHDFSACNQFDRRNDLQKIQIPVLIAAGEEDRLTPPHYSVFMHEQIPQSTFVQIADAGHYLPLEKPKELADAIRKFIP
- a CDS encoding thiolase family protein, producing MEAVIVSAVRTAIAREAGAMRSLLPQQYGAAVMKEALRRANLDGSQIDDVVMGNCLAGGGNMARLTLLEAGLPLDISGFTIDRQCGSGMNAVGLAAEGIWSGRGEIFIAGGTESMTHRPFMMARVEKAFDRNPPRFVNARLSPDSIGNPPMGITAENLAEKYSISREEQDQFALESQQKMARAMQEGRFKEQILPLTIKEGKNEFVFDTDEHPRPGTSMEALSKLPPAFKQGGSVTAGNSSGINDGAAALVIMSRQKAESLGLEILAKVTAYDVAGVDPNIMGIGPVPAVQKLLKRTGLQLDQIDLIELNEAFAAQVLACNRELKMDMSKVNVNGGAIAHGHPIAATGAILVTKMVYEMKRTDAKRGIVTACIGGGQGIAVLIERG
- a CDS encoding SDR family NAD(P)-dependent oxidoreductase, whose protein sequence is MRFKGKVAVVTGAGSGIGESIAVRFAQEGAQVVLVGRTQSKLEAVAKKIGELAIPFSADVSNESDVKQLAAFLKERFGEFDILVNNAGGSKHGKLLEIPLQEWEEVQASNLRSVFLVSKELAPLMIGKSGRSIINMASISGIQSGAMIAHYSAAKAAVINLTRSFALELSPLGVRVNSVSPGFVETPLTEEGLKNDRFAASIVRNTALRRVGQPNEIAGVVAFLASDDASYVTGTDIVADGGWLIM